The genomic DNA CAAGCCCATGTTCCGGCACAGCCGCAAGCTGATTCCGGTGACGGCCGGCACCACGCTCGGCGCCAGCTATGCGGCGCAGGCGCGGCCGCCGCTGTTCGTGCTGATCGTCGGCGAGACGGCGCGCGCCGATCACTTCGCGCTCAACGGCTACGCGCGCGACACCACGCCCGAACTCGCCGCGCGTCACGTGCTGAGCTTTCGCGACGTGCATTCCTGCGGCACCAACACGCAAGCCTCGGTGCCGTGCATGTTCTCGCCGCTCGGCAAGCATGATTTCGAGGCGCGCAAGGACGACTACGAGAACCTGATGGATGTCCTGCAGGCCGCCGGCCTCGCGGTGTTCTGGCTCGACAACCAGCCGGGCGGTTGCAAAGGCGTGTGCGACCGGATCCCGCACGCGTCGGCCTTCAGTCCGCTCGATGCGGCCGTGAAGAAGACGATGTGCGACGGCGACGAATGCCTCGACGACGTGATGCTCAGAGGCCTGGACGAGCGGCTGGCCGCGCTGCCGGCCGAGCGCCGCAGCAAGGGCGTGGTGCTGGTGATGCACCAGATGGGCAGCCATGGCCCGGCCTACTACAAGCGCTCGTCGCCCGACGTGAAGCGCTTCATGCCGGAATGCACGACCAACGCGCTGGCCGAGTGCAGCCACAGTGAACTGATCAATGCCTTCGACAACTCGATCGCCTACACCGACCGCTTCCTCGGCAAGACCATCGACTGGCTGCAGGGCCAGTCGACGCACTACGACACGGCGCTGCTCTACCTGAGCGACCACGGCGAATCGCTGGGCGAATACGGACTGTTCCTGCACGGCGCGCCCTACAGCTTCGCGCCCGAGGTGCAGAAGCACATCCCGATGGTGATGTGGTTCGACGCCGGCATGAGCGCGCGGCGCAAGCTGTCGCGGCCCTGCCTGGATGCAGACCTGGATGCGCCGCTGACCCAGGACAATCTCTATCACACCGTGCTCGGCCTGATGGACGTCCACAACAAGACCTACAAGCCCGCGCTCGACGCGCTGGCGTCCTGCCGCGGCTAGCCGCTATTTCTTCTCGCGCGGCAGACGGCCCATCAGGAAGAACTCCGGATTCGGCTGCATGCCGGCGAAGCTGGCCATGCGGTTCGAGAGGCCGAAGAAGGCCGTGATGGCCGCGATGTCCCAGATGTCCTCGTCGCTGAAGCCGTGCGCATGCAGCGGCGCGAAATCGCCGTCGTCGATCTCGTGCGCGCGTTCGCAGACCTTCATCGCGAAGGCGAGCATCGCGTGCTGACGCGGCGTGACGTCGGCCTTGCGCCAGTTGACGGCGACCTCGTCGGCCACCAGCGGTTTCTTCTCGTAGATGCGCAGCAGCGCGCCGTGCGCGACCACGCAGTAGAGGCACTGGTTGGCCGCGCTGGTGGCCGTCACGATCATCTCGCGGTCGCCCTTGGTGAGCGAGCCTTCCTCCTTCAGCATCAGCGCGTCGTGATAGGCGAAGAAAGCGCGCCACTCGGCCGGCCGGCGTGCCAGCGCGAGGAAGACGTTGGGCACGAAGCCGGCTTTCTCCTGCACCGCGAGCACGGCGGTGCGGATGTCCTCGGGCAGGTCGGCCATCTCGGCCAAGGGGTATCGCGCGGTCATCGGTGTCTCCTTGTGCAGCGGTGCGATGCGAGTCCTGGATCATAGGCAGACGGCAGAACTGACTGTGCGCGTCAGGTCGATGGCGTCTTCGCCTACAGGCGGCGTTGTTTTTCGACGGCACGATAGGCGCTCGCACAACAAAAGGCGGCCCGACCGCCCACCAACGCGATGAGCGAAGCGTCCCATCCGGACCGGCGTGGTTTTCTGCGCCGCTCCATAGCGATCGTCCCCGCCGCGGCGGGTCTCACGGCCAGCATCGGGTCCGCGCAAAGTCCTCCCTCATCGTCGCCGTCATCGTCTCTGCCGGGTGGATCGCCACAGGGCAGCCGTTCGCCGTCGAACTACTCGCCGGTCTATTTCAACGCCAGCGAATGGGCCTTCGTGAAGGCCGCGGTGGCGCGGCTGATTCCGTCGGACGACACCGGCCCGGGCGCGATCGAGGCGGGCGTGCCGGAGTTCATCGACCGGCAGATGGAAGGTGCGTTCGGCCATGCCTCGACGTGGTACACGCAAGGCCCCTTCCTCGAGGCCTCTCCCTTGCTCGGCTACCAGGGCAAGATGGTCCCGCGCGAGGTCTATCGCGCCGGGATCGCGGCGACCGACGCGCGCTGCCGCAAGCAGTATGCGGACAAGGGCTTCGCGCAGCTCAGCGCCGCGCAGCAGGACGAGGTGCTCAAGGGCCTGGAGGTCGGCAGCTTCGCGCTGGAAGGCGTGGGTGCCACGGACTTCTTCGGCTACCTGCTGCAGAACACCAAGGAAGGCTACTTCAGCGATCCGATCCACGGCGGCAACAAGAATGCCGAGGCCTGGAAGATGATCGGGTTTCCGGGTGCGCGCGCCGATTTCGCGGACTGGGTCGACAAGCCCGGCGCGCGCTACAACCTGCCGCCCGTCAGCATCGCCGGGCCGCAGGGCTGAGAGGCAGCGCATGGCCAACATCAAGAAGCCCGGCGTCGATGCGGTGCTGGTCGGCTTCGGCTGGACCGGCGCCATCATGGGCATGGAACTCACCGCGGCGGGGCTCAAGGTCCTGGCGCTCGAACGCGGCGAAGCGCGCGACACGCAACCCGACTTCGCCTATCCGCGCATCACCGACGAACTCACCTACGGCATCCGCGGCAAGCTGTTCCAGAACCTCTCGCGCGAGACCGTCACCATCCGCCACACGCCCGCGGACGTGGCCGTGCCTTATCGGCAGCTGGCGTCGTTTCTGCCCGGCGACGGCGTCGGCGGCGCGGGCGTGCACTGGAACGGCCATCACTGGCGCGCACTGCCCGACGACCTGCGCATCCGCAGCCGCTTCGAAGAGCGCTACGGAAAGAAATTCATCCCCGAGGGCATGACCATCCAGGACTTCGGCGTGAGCTACGAGGAGCTCGAGCCGCACTTCGACCAGTTCGAGAAGATCTGCGGCACCTCCGGCAAGGCCGGCAACCTGCGCGGCCAGATCCAGCCCGGCGGCAATCCCTTCGAGGGCGCGCGCGCCAACGAATTCCCGCTGCCGCCACTGGCCTCGCCCAACAGCGCCCGCCTGTTCGAGAAGGCGGCGCGCGAACTCGGCTACCACCCGTTCCCGCAGGCCGCGGCCAATGCCTCGCGCGCCTACACCAACCCGCATGGCGCGCAGCTCGGGCCGTGCAACTTCTGCGGCTTCTGCGAGCGCTACGGCTGCTACATGTACTCGAAGGCCTCGCCGCAGACCACGCTGCTGCCGACGCTGATGAAGCGCCCGAACTTCGAGCTGCGCACGCGTTCGCAGGTGCTGCGCGTCAACATGGCGCCCGACGGCAAGCATGCCACCGGCGTGACCTACATCGACGCCGAAGGCAATGAGGTCGAGCAGCCGGCCGACCTGGTCGTGCTGTGCGCCTACCAGTTCCACAACGTGCGGCTCCTGCTGCTGTCGAACATCGGCAAGAAGTACGACCCGGCCACCGGCGAGGGCGTGGTCGGTCGCAACTACGCCTACCAGCTCAACGGCGGCGCGACACTCTTCTTCGACAAGGAGCAGCCGATGAATCCCTTCGTCGGCGCGGGTGCCAGCGGGCATGTGCTCGACGATTTCGACGGCGACAACTTCGACCATGGCCCGCTGGGTTTCGTGGGCGGCGCGAGCATCAACTGCATCAACACCGGCGGGCGGCCGATCCAGCAGATGGCGATTCCGCCGGGCGTGCCGAAATGGGGTGCGGAATGGAAGAAGGCGGTGAAGGAAAACTACCTGTTCCAGGCCAGCGTCGGCAGCCAGGGTTCGGTCATGGCGTATCGG from Variovorax sp. PBL-E5 includes the following:
- a CDS encoding GMC family oxidoreductase, with the protein product MANIKKPGVDAVLVGFGWTGAIMGMELTAAGLKVLALERGEARDTQPDFAYPRITDELTYGIRGKLFQNLSRETVTIRHTPADVAVPYRQLASFLPGDGVGGAGVHWNGHHWRALPDDLRIRSRFEERYGKKFIPEGMTIQDFGVSYEELEPHFDQFEKICGTSGKAGNLRGQIQPGGNPFEGARANEFPLPPLASPNSARLFEKAARELGYHPFPQAAANASRAYTNPHGAQLGPCNFCGFCERYGCYMYSKASPQTTLLPTLMKRPNFELRTRSQVLRVNMAPDGKHATGVTYIDAEGNEVEQPADLVVLCAYQFHNVRLLLLSNIGKKYDPATGEGVVGRNYAYQLNGGATLFFDKEQPMNPFVGAGASGHVLDDFDGDNFDHGPLGFVGGASINCINTGGRPIQQMAIPPGVPKWGAEWKKAVKENYLFQASVGSQGSVMAYRDNYLDLDPTYKDVHGQPLLRMTFDWKPNDLAMTEFIGTKVEQIARAMGPKMMSMGFQKQGAHYDVRYYQSTHNTGGAPMGTDPSTSAVNRFLQVWDVPNVFVMGASAFPQNFGYNPTGMVGALAYWSAKAIRETYLKNPGALA
- a CDS encoding gluconate 2-dehydrogenase subunit 3 family protein: MSEASHPDRRGFLRRSIAIVPAAAGLTASIGSAQSPPSSSPSSSLPGGSPQGSRSPSNYSPVYFNASEWAFVKAAVARLIPSDDTGPGAIEAGVPEFIDRQMEGAFGHASTWYTQGPFLEASPLLGYQGKMVPREVYRAGIAATDARCRKQYADKGFAQLSAAQQDEVLKGLEVGSFALEGVGATDFFGYLLQNTKEGYFSDPIHGGNKNAEAWKMIGFPGARADFADWVDKPGARYNLPPVSIAGPQG
- a CDS encoding phosphoethanolamine transferase, giving the protein MSGLQASSAPISPLPLNPSGPPGSPWSRLDRWIARPRSARTVVVWLSLYLTLAANWPLWNELARIGGAPSVYMPTVALMALLTVCGTVAMLSFTAWSRWMKPLWFAVVLLAAVVQHYMLSYRIVMDPSMVANAVQTDPDEVRDLLSWGLLLDVLLVAVVPAWALWRMRIAPQHIVSQAWRNAVLLIVAVALAVGGMLVMNRELAPLMRNNVHLRYMINPLASVYSAVAAVVKPMFRHSRKLIPVTAGTTLGASYAAQARPPLFVLIVGETARADHFALNGYARDTTPELAARHVLSFRDVHSCGTNTQASVPCMFSPLGKHDFEARKDDYENLMDVLQAAGLAVFWLDNQPGGCKGVCDRIPHASAFSPLDAAVKKTMCDGDECLDDVMLRGLDERLAALPAERRSKGVVLVMHQMGSHGPAYYKRSSPDVKRFMPECTTNALAECSHSELINAFDNSIAYTDRFLGKTIDWLQGQSTHYDTALLYLSDHGESLGEYGLFLHGAPYSFAPEVQKHIPMVMWFDAGMSARRKLSRPCLDADLDAPLTQDNLYHTVLGLMDVHNKTYKPALDALASCRG
- a CDS encoding peroxidase-related enzyme (This protein belongs to a clade of uncharacterized proteins related to peroxidases such as the alkylhydroperoxidase AhpD.) codes for the protein MTARYPLAEMADLPEDIRTAVLAVQEKAGFVPNVFLALARRPAEWRAFFAYHDALMLKEEGSLTKGDREMIVTATSAANQCLYCVVAHGALLRIYEKKPLVADEVAVNWRKADVTPRQHAMLAFAMKVCERAHEIDDGDFAPLHAHGFSDEDIWDIAAITAFFGLSNRMASFAGMQPNPEFFLMGRLPREKK